The Verrucomicrobiota bacterium genome contains the following window.
ATTGCGAGAAACCCCTGACCCATAACGTCTGGGAGGCACGTGAAGTCGCGCGGATCGCCAAAGAAACCGGTGTCGCCACCCAGATGGGCAACATCGGCCACTCCGAGGAAGGCATGCGCCAAACGTGCGAATGGATCCAGGCCGGCGCCATCGGTCCCGTCCGTGAAGTTCACGCCTGGGTGAGCGCCACCCGCTGGAACAAAGACCTCACCGGCCTGCCTCCCGGCTCCCCCCCCGTTCCCAAAGGCCTTCATTGGGACCTGTGGCTCGGACCACGCAACCCGCGCCCGTTTCACCCCGCCTACTTCCCTGTGCAGTGGCGCGACTTTTGGGCCTTCGGCGGCGGAGCCATCGGGGACTTCGTCTGCCATGACCTCGACGGACCCTGCTGGGCGCTCGACTTGCAAGATCCCACCCTCATTGACGCACGGCCCGCGGGCAACATGGACGAAGAAATCTCACCCCACGGTGAACTCTGCTACTACCACTTTGGCGCTCGCGGCCAGCGAGGCCCCCTCAAAGTGACCTGGTATGATGGCGGCTTGCGTCCGCCTGTCCCTGACGGCTGGCCCGAGGACGAAAACTTTCCTTCCCGCGGTTCCTACTACGTCGGTGAAAAAGGAGTCCTGATCAGCCCGGGACTCGGCGGAAGGCCCCGTCTCCTCCCCGAAAGCAAACACGAAGGATACACACCTCCGCCAAAATCCATCGCCCGTTCGAAAGGACACCACCGCGACTGGATCGACGCCTGCAAAGGAGGTCCTCCGGCGAGCAGCCATTTCGAATATGGTGCCAGGTTGACCGAAATCCTCATGTTAGGAATTCTTTCCCTCCGCACCCGCTCCCGCATTCATTGGGATCCGGTTGCCTTGAAAGCAAAGGGGCTTGCCGCCGCTGATCCTATCATCCGCGAACCCTATCGTCCGGGTTGGGGTTGGAGTTGATCTCGGAGCCTGTTTGGAAATTCGGCGCGGTCCTGCGGCGAGAGATTTTGGTGGCGGCCAAGGCGACGAGGCCGGAGCATCCCCGCAGCGGGCTGCGCCGTCCGAGCCAACGCAGGCCGTCGGCAAAAGATCCGCCGCCCGAAGAGTTTTCGCGGAGAAGGCCCCCCTGGCTTCGTTGCTTCTCGGCAACAGGACCACGCCGAATTTCCACACAGGCTCTGAACAAAAAACCTACCCGGCCCCTCGCTGGCCGCCCAAGAGGGATTCATAGACCGAGGCGGTCTGCTGCGCGCACTCCGCCCATGTGTGCCGCAGCACGGACTGTCTCGCCGCGGCTCCCATCTTGCGAGCGAACCCGGGATCTCGCAAACGTTGGAGGCAGTTCGACCATTCTTCCCCGGCACCGATGGCCGCCAGCATGCCGGTCTGCCCGGATTCAATCCATTCCGCCGCCCCGATGGTGGGATTCGTAACCACCGGCAGCCCACACGCCATGGCCTCCCCCACGACCAATCCAAAAGGATCGTAAGGAGAGGGATAGAGAAACACATCGGCGGCATGATAGGCCGCGACCGGTTGCGCCTGGAATCCACCAAACACCAGTCTTTCCGCAACACCGAGCCGCCGGGCCTGCACTCGAAACTCTCCGGGATCCGACCGGCTGGCCACCAACAATCGGGCCTTGGGAAAGCGCGCAAGTTGCCCCACCGCCTCCCTCAAGCCCTTCGCGGCTTCCCCCACGAACAACCAAACCCAATCTCCATCCGTCAACCCGAACCGGGCCCTCGCCGCGTCCCGTTCCCCCGGCTCCGCTGGTCGAAACATTTCCCCATCGACCCCGTGGTAAACCAGCGTCGCCGGACGGTCCCATCCGTAACACTCGCGCAGATCCCGTTCGAATCGCTTAGAAATCGCGATCAACTGCCGCGCCCGTGGCCTCTGATAGAACCGCCGCTCCAAGGGCGTCACCATGCGCGGAAAAACCGAGGATCGCCACGAGCACGGGGGCATCGCCTTCGATTTGGCCGCAAGACACATGTGCCCCGTAATCACATCCGCGCTCCATGAACTCAGCCCTTGTGCATGAATCAAAGCGCCTTGCAATGACCGCAAAACCCTTTCCGCCGGACGGAGGAATGTCACCACGGTGCTCAACGCCGATCGCCTCCAGGCCCGAACCGGATGCCGCCTGACCTGCTCGGGCGCCCGCGCTCACAAAGGTCGAAAAAATCCGCACCCCCGCCTTGCCCTCCTTCGTTTGGTAATAGACGCCGGCATAGCGCTTGGCGAAATACTCATCCTCCAGGCTCTTCCTCTGAATCTCCTCCGGCGACTGCGTCATCCCATACGCTGCCGTCACCACGCCCAGCAGAATGAACAACCGAAAATAGCCCTTCACCTGATCCACTCCCCGCGTCAAATGGTAACCCAGCACGAACATCAACGACGGAAAGCACCAAGCCCGCAACGAGGCCAGCTTGACCACCCAGGGAAGATTCGAAGGAACAAAAAACCACGCCAAAGCGATCCCGTAAAAAACCAGGGCCGCTCTGGTCACGGCGCAATTCGGGAAAAAGCTCCGCCGGCCCTGCCTCAAAAAACACAGCAAAAGCGACAACATCAGCAGGGCATCGAAGACAAATGTCGTGGCCGGATGCCGGAATTTCAGCTTGATCCAGCCATGAAAGAAACCCACCACCACCGCCGCCACCACGATCAAATTGAGCCAGGCATCTCGAGCCAGCACCTCCCGAATCCGACCCCACCAGCCCACCGCGGTGCCTTCTCCCGCAACAGGATCGCCCGACGCCCGCGGCCTCAAACTTCCATGCTGTGATTTCCCCCTCACCGTGTCCTCGGTCAACCCAAAGCATCAACGTTCATCGTCCAGATGCCTCCACTCACTTTCCCAAACGGTTCCCGCCATTAGCATGCTCCCGCAAGATGGCCAAAAGTCGCTCGCAAACTCCAGCCGGATCACACAACGCACGCGCATGCGCGCGCCCCCGCTCCACGTCCTCCACTGTCTTTCCGCCCCCCACCGCTCGGCCAATCGCTTCCCGCCACAGCCTGGCGCGATAAGGATCCACCAACTCCCCATAGCCTCCCCCCAAGATTTCCTTCGCCCCCCCCAAATCCGACGCCACGATCTTC
Protein-coding sequences here:
- a CDS encoding Gfo/Idh/MocA family oxidoreductase; this translates as MKINRRKFVQRSAFTVAAFSIVPRHVLGGARFIPPSEKVNVALVGAGGQGRVNLQALLRMDDVQVIAVADPAESFSLESFYYKGQGGRLPTQALIEKHYAAKTPHYRCAAYEDFREMLQKEKAIDAVLCATPDHLHATISVAAMKAGKHVYCEKPLTHNVWEAREVARIAKETGVATQMGNIGHSEEGMRQTCEWIQAGAIGPVREVHAWVSATRWNKDLTGLPPGSPPVPKGLHWDLWLGPRNPRPFHPAYFPVQWRDFWAFGGGAIGDFVCHDLDGPCWALDLQDPTLIDARPAGNMDEEISPHGELCYYHFGARGQRGPLKVTWYDGGLRPPVPDGWPEDENFPSRGSYYVGEKGVLISPGLGGRPRLLPESKHEGYTPPPKSIARSKGHHRDWIDACKGGPPASSHFEYGARLTEILMLGILSLRTRSRIHWDPVALKAKGLAAADPIIREPYRPGWGWS
- a CDS encoding glycosyltransferase family 4 protein; translated protein: MCLAAKSKAMPPCSWRSSVFPRMVTPLERRFYQRPRARQLIAISKRFERDLRECYGWDRPATLVYHGVDGEMFRPAEPGERDAARARFGLTDGDWVWLFVGEAAKGLREAVGQLARFPKARLLVASRSDPGEFRVQARRLGVAERLVFGGFQAQPVAAYHAADVFLYPSPYDPFGLVVGEAMACGLPVVTNPTIGAAEWIESGQTGMLAAIGAGEEWSNCLQRLRDPGFARKMGAAARQSVLRHTWAECAQQTASVYESLLGGQRGAG